The following is a genomic window from Bacteroidales bacterium.
TTTTTTCGAGAGATAGATTATTTTCACGGGATTTTAAGTCACCTGACAGATTAATGTACTCTGTCAAAAGAAGGCCGGTTTGAAAATCCTAATGACTCATAATTGGAAAACCCCAATTCCCTCCTTCGGGAAAAATAAGACCTTTGCTCATCCTGCCAAAAACCAGTATTTTCATCATGCACAAAACATTTCATAGCATATTTCCCTTCCAGTAAGTTCTCAAATG
Proteins encoded in this region:
- a CDS encoding DUF2141 domain-containing protein, with protein sequence MRLEIQMAQYNLLCTAGRMHSPDEHFKKYLKVLTGKIINGSSSVTFENLLEGKYAMKCFVHDENTGFWQDEQRSYFSRRRELGFSNYESLGFSNRPSFDRVH